A genomic window from Algoriphagus sp. Y33 includes:
- a CDS encoding RHS repeat domain-containing protein: MSSHQLLKTNQITIQKPGYVYIYLSNENPTPVEVFPETSSGQAFDDFKVTHTNTPIVQKDDYYPFGLTFNSYSAPGGVGQKFKFNGKEREELTGWDDFGARMYMSDLGRWGVVDPMTSIYWDYSPYNFGINNPINVIDPNGKLFFMLMKRVKLFIKKSKFFRDKI, translated from the coding sequence TTGTCCTCCCACCAACTCTTAAAAACCAATCAAATTACCATACAAAAGCCCGGATATGTGTATATTTATCTGTCCAACGAGAATCCCACCCCCGTGGAAGTGTTTCCCGAAACAAGTTCGGGACAGGCATTTGACGACTTTAAGGTAACCCATACCAATACCCCTATAGTACAGAAGGATGACTACTATCCTTTTGGGCTGACATTCAATTCCTATTCAGCACCGGGTGGGGTGGGGCAGAAATTTAAATTCAATGGTAAGGAAAGGGAAGAACTGACGGGTTGGGATGATTTCGGGGCAAGAATGTATATGAGTGACTTGGGAAGATGGGGCGTTGTTGACCCGATGACATCTATTTATTGGGATTATTCTCCCTATAACTTTGGAATCAATAATCCTATAAATGTAATTGACCCCAATGGGAAATTGTTTTTTATGTTAATGAAGAGGGTAAAATTATTTATTAAAAAAAGCAAATTCTTTCGGGATAAAATTTAA